In the genome of Candidatus Ornithobacterium hominis, the window AGCAATTCCGCTTTAATTCCTCGTTTCTTCAATTGCTGAATCTGATCTTTCATCAGTGCAATCAGTGGAGAAATAACCACGCAGATGCCTTTTTGCATCAAAATTGGAATTTGAAAACACAAGGATTTCCCTCCGCCAGTGGGCAACAATGCGAAGCAATCTTTCCCTGAATAAATGGTTTCTATAATTTCTGCTTGGGGCGAACGAAATTCATCATGTCCCCAGTATTTTTTCAAAATTTCTTTGGCAGAAAAATGCATTCAGCAAAAGTAAATAATTTTTTCTTTTGAGAGATTATTAAAATGTTTTTTTAATCTTAATTCGCTATTTATAAATCACTTAAGAGAATCAAGTAAGTGTTCTCAAAACAAAAAGTGTTCTGTTCTTTTTTTCATAAATTTCAAAAAATTTTTTAAGGCTTAAAAAATTCTTGTAAAATAAGGTTACAATAAATTTTAACTTTGCAAAATGTATCTAAAAGAAACCATCATTGCCCCTGCTACAGGAAATCAAGCGTCTGCAATTGCTGTTCTACGAATTTCTGGCGATAAGGCTATAGAAATGACCGAGAAAATTTTTGAGTCTAGATTTAATAAAAAACTTAAAAATCAAGTTTCTCATACGCTGCATTTTGGTGATATAAAAGATAATGCAACGTGGGTAGATGAAGTTTTGGTAGCGATTTTTGAAGAAGGAAAATCTTTTACTGGCGAAGAAACTGTTGAAATATCTTGCCACGGTTCGCTTTATATTCAGAATAAAATTATTGATTTATTTTTAAAAAACGGTGTACGCCTAGCTCTGCCAGGGGAATTTACAATGCGTGCCTTCCAAAATGGAAGATTTGATTTAACGCAGGCAGAGGCAATTGCAGATTTGATTGCATCGGACTCCAAAGCTTCTCATCAAGTGGCAATGCACCAAATGCGCGGCGGAATTTCTACCAAATTAGGCGAATTAAGAAAAGAATTAATCAAATTGACGGCTTTGCTGGAATTAGAGTTGGACTTTTCTGAAGATGATGTGGAATTTGCCGACAGAAGTCAACTAACTGATTTACTGAAATATATTCTAAAGGAAATTCAAGTTTTAATGGAAACTTTTGCTTATGGAAATGCCATCAAAAAAGGGGTTCCTGTAGCGATTATAGGGAAGCCAAATGCTGGGAAATCAACTCTGCTAAACCAATTACTGAACGAGGAAAGAGCCATTGTGAGCGATATTGCTGGGACTACACGCGACACGATAGAGGAAGCGATTCAAATCAATGGTATTAATTTCAGGTTTATAGATACGGCTGGAATTCGAGAAACTGAAGATGAAATTGAAAAAATTGGCGTACAACGTGCTATTGAAAAGGCTCAGTCTGCCAAGATTTTACTTTATCTTTTCAATACTTTAGAAAACACTGAAGATGAAATTGATATGCACCTTTCTGCATTGGTGAGAGAAGATTTGCACGTGATTTTAGTGCATAATAAAATTGATTTAAATGCTGAAAATCAAGTTATTCTTGACCAAAAATTAGAAGAAAAACATCAATTCCCTTTGTTGAAAATTTCTGCAAAGAATGGGATTTTCATAGAAGATTTGAAACGAATGATGTTTGACTTGATTCAGAGGCAAGATTCAGATAATCAAATAATTATCACAAATCAAAGACATTTAGATGCTTTACAAAAAGCTCATGCAGCACTTACTGAGGCTCAAAATGCTTTTATAATGCAAATTCCATCTGATTTGATTGCTCAAAATTTGAGAGAAGGCATCAAACAAATCGGTAATATAACTGGCGAAATTGATGTAGATAGGGATATTCTGGGTACGATTTTTAGTGAGTTTTGCATCGGGAAGTAGTTGCTCTTCTTTTATTTGTTAATTACCTATAAATGTTATATTTAAGAGCAACTGTGTTGCTCTTTTTTTCTTAAGACCCATACCTGAATTATTGTTTAAACCTAAAACAGGATGGTATGAAAAAGTATAGGTTAATCGTCCCTTTATTTTCATAGTTGAATATAATAATTATAAACAGAGATATGAAAACTTATGCAATATAGAATATGTAAAATATTATTATCATTTCTGTTCCCACAAAAAATAAATGTGCACAAATATTTTTTTGTAAGTGTAACAATAATAATTTTACAAAATTAAAAACAATGAATTTAGAAACATTAAATTTAGTACCATTAAATGCTGTTCTTACAGTTGCTAGCTGGTTTTAAGCATATAGGGAACTAATTATATGTTCCCTATTTTTATACTAAAATAATTAATTATTACTATATGATAAAAAAATTTCCTCGCAACTTATCTGAACTCTTTGTTCTTATACTTTTATTTTGGTCTCTTTATTTTATATCTATAAAACTTGGAGATTTTTTTTTTACAAATGACAATATCTATAAAAAATTTGCTTTTGAGTATATTTTTTCTTTTGGAATAATAATTATTATCACTATATTTTATAATTTTAAACGATATAATTACATTCCAAAATTCACTATAGTTAAAAACATTCATTTAATTTATCTAATTCTTATATTAATATTTTTAATAACGGCTATCCTATACCCTCTAAATAGTTTTTTTTTCAAAAATTATGTGATTAACTATAATCCTTATTCTCTTAATTCATATGGTATACTTATGCCTTTATTATTAGCACCTATTCTAGAGGAGTTTCTATTTAGAGGTATTATACAAAAAGGTCTTGAAACAAAATATTCTAAAGTATTTTCTATTGCTATATCTCTACTACTTTTTATCTTGATACATCAGTCCAACCAATATATTTCTGCTTTTATTATAGGTTTATTTCTCAGTATTATTTATTCTTGCTCAAACAATCTATTTTACCCTGTTATTCTACATATTATAGCAAATAACATTACCTTTTTTCACGAATTTTTAATATACAAAAATATTCACTTGTCACTTCCTATATCTTTCATATGTTTACTGTTATTAATAATTATTTTAAAAAAGAATGGAACTAATTACTTTAAAAACTTTTAATAATGAGTTAGATGCTTACTTATTCTCTCAATTTTTATCAAATCATAATATACAATCATATATGTTCAACCAATTTATATCAACAATATATCCTATTTTTAATAATACTGTTGGTGGAATTGAAGTCAAAATCAATATAAAAGATATTGAAAAAGCCAATGTTGTCATAGAATTATATAAACAATGAAAAGTATAGTTTACTCAACTATCCTGATATTTATCATAGGAGTAATAATATCATTACCTATAATCAAAATCCCCATTTCCACATCTGCTCGTGGTATAGTTCGTGCCTCGCAAGAGAATATTCCTATTTCTACAATGGTTAGTGGTAGAGTTATTCAAAATCATTTAGAAAAAAACAATCAAAATATTAGCAAAGGGGACACTTTGTTCATTATTACTGCCGAGCAATTAGATACACAGAAACAATTTCAGTAGAACCAAAGGGCAGATTATAATGCTCAACTTTCAGACCTTACTAAATTGTCTGCTGGGAATTTTACAGGCTTACAAACAGGACAATACCAAAGGGAAGTAGGAGCAATGCAAGAGCGTATTGCTCAAATCCAAACCGAACTTTCTTTGGCTAAAAAAGATTTAGACCGAGCGACTTTATTGCTTAATCAAGGCGTAACTCCTCGTGCAGAATATGATAAAGTTTTTTACCATTATCAAGGACTTCAAAGACAATTTTCTACGATTATAGAACAAAATATTGCTCAATGGCAGACTCAAAAACGAGAAGTAGAACGACAACTGCGAACGCTTGGGACTGAAATACAAAGGCTTGACCAAGAACAAAAAAACTATGTGATTATTGCTCAATCTTCTGGGCGATTGGTTAATTTCAGAGGTATACAAAAAGGAAGTTTTTTATCACAAGGACAGACATTAGGAGAAATCTCCCCAGAGCAGAACTTAACCATAGAATGCTCGGTGTCTCCCAAAGATATTGGTTTTATTCATAAAGGACAAAAGGTTAAATTTCAAGTAGATACTTTCAACTATAATCAATGGGGACTTTTAGAAGGAGAAGTGTTGGACATTGACCAAAATATTACAACCAATCAACAAACAGGAGAGGCTTTTTTCCGAGTTCGTTGTGTAATGGACAAAAATTATCTTCAACTCAAAAACGGCTACAAAGGGAATATTTCCAAAGGAATGACTCTTACAGGGCGTTTTCACTTAACCGATAGAACGCTTTGGCAACTTCTCTTTGACAGAGTAGATGATTGGTTCAATCCTAATTTCAAGTAAAAATCAATGAAAAAAGATACACTTATTAAGCAACACGATATTAAAGATTGTGGTGCAGCGTGTTTGGCTTCGGTGGGGGCTTTTTACGGCAATAAAATGCCCATTGCTAAAATTCGGCAAATCTGCCATACCGATACACGAGGAACAAATGTACTGGGAATGATACAGGGTTTGGAGGCAATGGACTTCAATGCCAAAGGGGTAAAAGGAGGGTTGGATGCTTTGCCTGATATTCCACTTCCTGCCATTGCTCATATCCTGGTAAATGGGCAATTACATCATTTTGTAGTGATTTACAAAGTGGAGAAAAACAAAATTTCCGTAATGGACCCTGCATACGGCAAAATGGAGGAATACACTTTTGAAAAGTTTGCCGAAATTTGGACAGGCGTTTTAATTCTTCTTGAACCTAACGAATACTTTGAGCAGAAAGATGAGAGAACCAGCGTGTATGCTCGGTTTTGGAACTTGGTTCAACCTCATAAAAGCATTTTGCTTCAAGCCTTAATTGGAGCATTGGTTTATACTATTTTAGGACTTTCTACTTCTATTTATATTGAAAAAATAACTGATTATGTTTTGATTGATGGCAACCGAAGATTGCTCAATTTGCTTTCAGTGGGAATGATTGTCATTCTTATTTTTCAGATTTTCATTTCTGCAATGAAATCCGTTTTGGTGCTTCAAACAGGGCAAAAAATGGATAAATATCTTATTTTAGGCTATTACAAGCATCTTCTAAAACTTCCCCAACGATTTTTTGACACAATGAAAGTGGGCGAAATCACTTCTCGTATCAACGATGCCGTGAAAATTCGTGCCTTTATCAATGATGTTTCTATCAATATTTTTGTCAATATTTTCATTGTCATTTTTTCCTTTGCCTTGATGTTTTCCTATTATTGGAAATTGGCGTTGATTGTGGCACTTGTCATTCCGTTTTATTTGGCTATTTATTGGGTAACCAATAAATTAAATAAAAAAGTAGAAAGAAAACTAATGGAAGAAAGTGCCGATTTAGAATCTCACTTGGTGGAATCTCTTAATTCCGTGAGAACCATCAAGCAATTCGGGATAGAAACTTTTGCCAACAATAAAACGGACAATACATTTACAAAACTGCTGAAAACCATTTACAAATCGGTATTAAATAGTCTTTTTGCTGGAAATTCATCAGAATTTTTATCACGGATTTTTACCATTGTTTTGCTTTGGGCAGGGGCAGGATATGTGATTGATAGAGAAATCACCCCAGGAGAGTTGTTGTCATTTTATGCTTTGATTGGCTATTTTACAAGCCCTATTTCTGAATTGATCGGAATGAATAAAACCATTCAAAACGCTTTAATTGCTTCGGATAGGCTTTTTGAAATTATGGATTTGGAAAGAGAAGAAACTACTGAAAAATTGGATTTAACCCCTGAAAATATCGGCAATATTCAATTCAAAAATGTAAGTTTTAGTTATGGCAGTAGGGTAGATGTTTTTGAAGATTTTTCTTGCGAAATAGAGAAAGGAAAAACCACAGCAATCGTGGGGGAAAGCGGTAGTGGAAAAACGACTTTGGCTTCGCTTTTGCAAAATTTATATCCGCTCAAAGGTGGGAAAATCCTCATAGGCGACTATGATGTGCAGTATATTTCCAACTATTCCCTGCGGAATATGGTTTCGGTTGTTCCCCAGCAGATAGACCTTTTTTCGGGTAATGTAATTGAAAATATTGCATTGGGCGAAGATGTGCCGAATATCCAGCGAATTATAGACATTACCAAAGCATTAGGAATTTTGGAATTTATTGAAAAATTGCCTAATGGCTTCCAAACCTATTTGGGAGAAAATGGTTCTCAACTTTCTGGCGGACAAAAACAACGCATTGCCATTGCAAGAGCATTGTATAAAAATCCCGAAATTTTAATTTTAGATGAAGCCACATCTTCATTGGATACGGCTTCCGAGCAGACCATTCAAAAAACGCTCAACGAATTTAAGGCACAGGGCAAAACGATGATTGTCATCGCCCACCGATTAAGCACCATTGCTCACGCCGACAATATTTTAGTAATGAAAGAGGGCAAAGTGATAGAGCAAGGCACACACCGAGAACTTTTAGCCCAAAATAGCGTGTATAAAGCAATGTGGGAGAAGCAGAGTATAGCGTTGGGGTAATTTTAATAAAAAAGCAATGAAAAAATATATTGTTTTCGGTATTTTATGTTTTCCTTTTATTTGTTTTTCTCAAAAGAAATGGACACTCCAAGAAGCCATTGACTATGCCACGAAAAATAATTTGCAGGTTATTGATAAAGAGATTTCACTCAAAATAGAGGAAAATAATTTACAAATAACAAAAAACGAACAATTGCCTTCCGTTGCTGGAAATATGAGCAACCAATTACGATTTGGGCAGACGCAAGGTTTTCAAGGAGGAATTGGGCGAAATGACAATTTCAACAATGACCTTAATGTATCTGCCAATATCTTGCTTTACAATGGTGGAAGACTGAAAAAACAAGCCCTTAAAAAAGGCTACGATGTAGAAGTAGCCCAGCATAATGTAGCACTTTTGAAAGAAAATATTGCTTTGCAAATCATTCAGCAATATTTATCGGTTCTTTTGCAAAAAGAAATTGTAAAAATTTATGAAAGTTCGGTGGAAAATGCCCAAAAAGGCTATCAAAGAGCCAAAATTACCACCGAAATAGGGACAACCGCCCAAACAACTTTGGCAGAAGCCCAATCGGCTCTTGCCAAAGAAAATCAAAATCTCAATCAGTCCAAAATAGAAGTTCAAAAAGCTTTATTCACGCTTTCACAAACTTTACAACTTAATGATTATCATAGTTTTGATATAGAGGATTGGGAGTTAAGTGAGGAACTTCCTACTAATCTTCATTCATTAGAAAATGTATTGACACAAATACAAGAAAAACATCCGTTAATTTTGTTGGCACAGAGTCAAATTAAATCGGCAGAAGCCCAAACCGAAGTGGTAAAAACCGCATTTTTACCGAGTGTTAGTTTGAGTGCTGGGCTGGGAAGTTTTTATTATAATTCATTGGTCACGGATATTACAGGGGTGGATAATTTGGGAAATATCATCAGAGAAAAAGCCTTGTTTGACCAATATAAAACAAATTTTTATCAACAAATAGGAATTTCTGTAAATATTCCTATTTTCAATAAAGGGAATACCAAATTGCAGGTAGAACAAGCCAAAATAAGCGAAGTAATGGCTAAAAATCAATTAAAAATACAGGAACAACAATTATTGCAACAAATCCAAAAAGTGTTTTTTGATATGGAAAGCCATTATCAGACTTATCTTTCCGCCCAAGAAACCGAAAAAAGCACTCAATTAGCGTTGGGTTTTGCTCAAAAAAGTTATGAGGCAGGAAGAACAAGTATCTATGATTTACATATCGCAAGGAATAATTATGTAAGTGCAAAAAGTTCAACCATACAAGCCAAGTATAATTATATTTTTAGTCAAAAAATTTTAGATTTTTATACAAAATCAAAAAGAGGGAGAAAATCTCCCTCTTTTTAACACAAATAAAAACACTTTACAAGATGTTCTATCATAAGCGAAATAGGTATTTAATTGGGTATTAAAATATAAATCTCCTTTCTTTGCAGTGTTAGGTTCTGTATCCACAAACTTCATTGTAATATAAGTTTCCCATTTATTTCTATTATAGTAAATTAATTTTCCGTTTGGGTCTGAATCGTGAAGCCCTTTACTTGCATTCGGAATATTAGTAGAATTAAGTTCTTGGGCATTATGCTTAAATGCCCTGCTTTTGTATCGTTAAAATCTTTGCGAAGATAAGGATGTTTTTCTCAATATTTAAATTTTTTCAACAAGCATTTTTGTTTTAAGATAAAAATAGAGGTTAGTGTCTCCTTACTATGCCTCTTTTGCATATGTGAAATGTGTTTTTTTTGTATCCCCCTTTTAATAGTTGGTTTTTATTTTAAAACTCATCGGGTAGAAAATTAGGATTTTACTTTTGTAATTAATTATTTAAGAAAGGATTCTTTAGAAAATGAATATTTTTTCTATTTTCACAAAGAATGATTCATTATCTTTTAAAGAAATTTAATGTAAATAGAATTTAGAATTACCGTGACCAAAGCCCTAAATTTACCAAAAATAAAAAAGCAACTACTTGATTTATAAGTAGTTGCTAAAATTCAGTGTAGACCCACAGGGATTCGAACCCCGACAAGCGGCACCAAAAACCGATGTGCTACCGTTACACCATGGGTCTATTTTTGGTTTAATTGGACGGCAAATATAGATATTATTTTTTTAATTCCAAAATTTAAGTCTAAAAAAATTATATTTTATAGTCTTGATAAAATTTCACTAATTTTACACGCTTTTTTAAAACTTATTTCATGGAAAAATTGTTAGATTATAATCCTGTTTTTCTAGCTTTTCTAGCAACGCTATTCACTTGGTTTGTTACAGCCTTAGGTGCTGCTATGGTTTTTTTCTTTAGAGAAATAAATCAAAAATTTTTAAACTGCATGTTAGGTTTTGCCGCTGGAGTTATGATTGCAGCCAGCTTTTGGTCTTTGCTAAATCCTGCAATTGAAATGGCTGAAGCTAGTGGTGATATTCCCTATATTCCTGCTGTGGTTGGTTTTTTAGCGGGTGGAGGTTTTTTACTATTAATTGATAAAATTTTACCTCACTTGCACATGAGCCGAGGCAAAGAAGATGCAGAGGGTTTATCTACCAATTGGCGGCGAAGCATTCTTTTAGTTTTAGCCATTACGCTACACAACATCCCTGAAGGATTAGCTGTGGGCGTAGCTTTTGGCGTTTTAGCTGAAGAGCCAAGCATTGGTGCATTAATGGGGGCTACCGCACTAGCTGTGGGGATTGGTTTACAAAACTTCCCAGAGGGGGCTGCCGTTTCAGTTCCTTTGAGAAGAGAAGGCTTCTCTCGCTTAAAAGCCTTTCATTATGGTCAAATTTCTGGCGTTGTAGAACCTGTTTTTGGTGTTTTAGGGGCCTTGCTGGTTTTATGGGTCACTCCTATTTTACCCTACGCTTTGTCATTCGCAGCAGGTGCCATGATTTTTGTAACCATAGAAGAATTGATTCCCGAATCTCAACGCGGAAACGAGACGGACTACTCTACCATTGGTGCCATGTTTGGTTTTGCTATTATGATGTTACTCGATGTAGCTTTAGGCTAATTTTTCTAAGCCTTAAAAAATTTTCTAAGGCTTAAAAAAATTAGTTTATCATGAAAAAAGTTAAATTTTCTTTTTATTCCCACTCAATTGTTGCGGGCGGTTTTGAAGAAATATCATAAGCTACACGATTGATTCCTTTTACCTCATTGATTATTCGGCTAGAAACATTTTCTAATAACTCATAAGGAAGTTTAGACCAAGTTGCTGACATGAAGTCTACAGTATCAGCACTTCTCACCACGGCAGTGTATTCGTAAGTTCGCTCATCCCCCATGACTCCCACTGACTTCACTGGTAAAAGAACAACAAAAGCTTGATTTACCTTATCATACCAATCTGCGTTTCGCAATTCTTCTATAAAAATATGGTCAGCTTTTTGCAATATCTTGACTTTATCTGGTGTTACTTCACCCAAAATCCTGATTCCCAATCCTGGGCCAGGGAATGGATGCCGATAAACTAGTTCATGCGGGATTCCTAGTTCCAAGCCTACTTTTCGCACCTCATCTTTAAATAATTCTCGCAACGGTTCTAGCAGTTTCAAATTCATTTCCTTAGGCAGACCGCCTACGTTGTGATGTGATTTAATGACAGCCGAAGGGCCTTTAATCGACTGAGATTCTATCACATCTGGGTAAATGGTTCCTTGCGCTAAAAAAGCTGCGCCTTCGATTTTAGATGATTCTTCATCAAATACAGCTATAAACTCGTGTCCAATAATTTTTCTTTTTTCTTCTGGATCTGAAATGCCTTCTAATTTCTTAAAAAATCTTTCTTTGGCATCAATTTTTATGATATTAATATCAAAATATTCACCATAGCTTTGCATCACCATTTCAGCTTCTTTCCACCTCAGCAAGCCAGTGTCTACAAAAATGCATGTGAGCTGATCTCCAATTGCACGGTGAATTAAAACAGCTGCTACAGAGGAGTCTACACCGCCCGATAAGCCTAAAATTACTTTTTTATCACCTACTTTATCTCGGATTTTTTGAATTTCTTCATCAAGAAAATTAGTTAACTTCCAATTTTTTGAAGCTTCGCAAACTTTAAAAACGAAATTTTCTAAAATCTTACTTCCTTCTTCACTATGAGAAACTTCTGGGTGAAATTGCAGGGCATAGATTTTTTTCTCTTCATCAAAAAATGAAGCGATTTCGGCTGAACTTTTCCCACCAATCTCAAAACCATAAGGCACCTGCACAACTTCATCAAAATGGCTCATCCATACGATAGATTCCTCACTTATATTTTCAAAAATTTTACAAGGCTTTAAAATTTTGAATTTAGATTTCCCGTATTCTCCTTTGACTCCTTTTTCTACTTTCCCACCCAAAAGATGAGCCGTCAGCTGCATTCCATAGCAAATCCCCAAAATGGGAATGTTTAAATTAAAAATATCTGGGTCTATACTAATTGCGTTTTCTGCAAAAACGGAAGAAGGCCCCCCACTCAAGATAATGCCTATTGGTTGATAGGATTTTAGCTCATCTATGCTAATGTTGCAAGGGACAACTTCTGTGTAAACGCCCATATCTCTGACTCGGCGAGCAATGAGCTGATTGTACTGCGAACCAAAATCTAACACAAGAATACTATTTTTCATCTTCATTTTTTTTAAAAAAACTATCTACAAACTCTGCTTTATTAAACACTTGCAAATCTTCTACTTTTTCTCCTACGCCTATGTATTTGACGGGGATATTAAATTGATCTGAAATTCCAATGACTACCCCCCCCTTCGCTGTTCCATCTAATTTTGTAATAGCTAGTGAGTCTACTTCTGTTGCTTGTGTAAATTGTTTTGCTTGCTCAAAGGCATTCTGCCCAGTGGAGCCATCTAAAACCAAAAGAACCTCGTGAGGCGCATCTGGAATAACTTTTTGCATAACTCTTTTAATTTTAGAAAGTTCATTCATCAAATTAATTTTATTGTGCAATCGCCCTGCGGTGTCTAACAAAACAACATTTGCCCCTTGTGCTTTGGCTGATTGTACTGTGTCAAATGCTACTGATGCTGGGTCTGATCCCATGGCTTGTTTAATGATCGGGACCTCTACTCTATCTGCCCAGATTTGTATTTGATCTACTGCCGCTGCACGGAAAGTGTCCCCTGCGCCTATCACAACTTTTTTTCCTAAATTTTTAAATTGATTGGCTAGTTTACCAATCGTCGTTGTTTTCCCTACGCCATTCACGCCTACAACCATGATGACATGTGGGTTCCCATCAGGATGTGTTGGAAGATTTAAGTTTTCAAAATCTTCTGTTTTATTCTCTGAGAGGAGAGCCATGATTTCTTCTCTCAAAATTTTATCTAACTCTGCACTATTTACATATTTGTCTCGAGCCACTCTTTCTTCAATTCTTTCAATAATTTTGATGGTCGTATTTACTCCCACATCAGAAGTAATGAGAATCTCTTCTAAATTATCTAAAACTTCTTCATCAACCTTAGATTTTCCGACTACAGCACGGCTCATTTTATCAAAAAATGATGTTTTTGATTTCTCTAAGCCTTTATTTAATGTTTCTTTTTTTTCGGTGCTGAAAACTTTTTTAAACCAACTCATTTTATCTAAATTATCTAAATTGCTAAGTAGAAAGTATAAAAATAAAAAGTCGTTGCAAATTATGCAACGACTTTTTTAAATATGTCTTTCAAAATCATTTTTTTAAGAAACTATCTACATCATCAGCGCCTAAAACCTTCTCTTCAAATACATAAGCGCCAGACTTTGGCGATTTTACCATTTTGATTACTTTGGTTAATTTTTTTGACCCTGTTTGTAAAGTCGCAACTGTTTTCTTTGCCATAACTAAATTTATTTAATTTCTTTATGCACCGTATATTTCTTCAAGATAGGATTAAATTTCTTCAATTCTAATCTATCTGGTGTATTTTTTTTATTCTTTGTTGTAATATATCTTGAT includes:
- the ftsY gene encoding signal recognition particle-docking protein FtsY; its protein translation is MSWFKKVFSTEKKETLNKGLEKSKTSFFDKMSRAVVGKSKVDEEVLDNLEEILITSDVGVNTTIKIIERIEERVARDKYVNSAELDKILREEIMALLSENKTEDFENLNLPTHPDGNPHVIMVVGVNGVGKTTTIGKLANQFKNLGKKVVIGAGDTFRAAAVDQIQIWADRVEVPIIKQAMGSDPASVAFDTVQSAKAQGANVVLLDTAGRLHNKINLMNELSKIKRVMQKVIPDAPHEVLLVLDGSTGQNAFEQAKQFTQATEVDSLAITKLDGTAKGGVVIGISDQFNIPVKYIGVGEKVEDLQVFNKAEFVDSFFKKNEDEK
- a CDS encoding DUF4295 domain-containing protein, with product MAKKTVATLQTGSKKLTKVIKMVKSPKSGAYVFEEKVLGADDVDSFLKK
- the rpmG gene encoding 50S ribosomal protein L33, yielding MAKKGNRVQVILECTEHKDSGAKGISRYITTKNKKNTPDRLELKKFNPILKKYTVHKEIK